A window of Nicotiana sylvestris chromosome 8, ASM39365v2, whole genome shotgun sequence genomic DNA:
gtacccaaaataaagaccatcctgatgcatcctgcaTGCTATctgaatatttatttgtttcggcttgcatgttgaccgacttctagaataaggaaagaaaataagaaaaaggaaaaatgaaaaaaaaaaataagagtgaggtaggtatttgaaaataccaaaactctgccgaaattctgagaaaaggggaaaaagaaaaagacaaggtcCTTTCAAAATGAgtcaaaattttcaagtgtcatgttttccctgttccgtcaaaactaaCTGAACTAtgcgagtttgattctcaccggatatgagatacgtaggcaaacctcatcggttctgaccccaatttttattttttaaaaaaatattttcttttagttccttctttagaaatctttccttagaaaaaaaaagttttaaactcaaaaagagtttccttctttctaaatctttcatatgaaaaaaaatataataaaataaaaagaaaaatcaaaataaataaaaatccaaaatacgggtttcctttattttgaagtatttttccaaaaaaaaaaaacaaaaaaaaatgttcttttccttctttaaaagtatttctttcgtaaatgtcaacaacaacaaaaaattgaaaaaaaaatttgaagtccaaaaaatatttttgcttttctttagaagtgcttttgtaaataaataaaaagctcAGAAATTCAAAACATTTTCTAAAAAGtctctctttcaaaatttaagaggcaaaatccaaaaaaaaaatattttctttcttctttagaaaaaaagaaaacaaatgaaaattcaaacaaaaatattttctttttacttttaaaattccaaagttcaaatcaaaagcaaatgaatttttagaagtctttctttcaaaaacaaaacaaaaatcaaaataaaaaaaattatatttcctttcttcttctaaagcttttctttcaaaaatttcaaaaaaaagagttagtatATTTACTCTATtcccaatcttcccgaactacgcaagatctaatttatgcggggtcatgatacgtaggcaatccccatcgaattcgatcatagccataaaattagTTGAGTgataaaataaactgaaaaattgagtgaaaggaaaaaaaatagaaataaaagagtgacaaaaacaaaaaagattgtgcaaaaataaaagagtggAAAAAACGAGATGAaagaaaatcaagagtgattagaGTGAAacaaagatgaagaaaagaggtcCATAATGAAAAAGTTAGTtaaaggccgggatgaaacatgcaaccgttcaaacataTGGTACAAACGTTTAACTGTTatgtgcattgcatcccaacgtgcgatttcctatatgttaaatgtttcaaatctaacaaggttgttgggtgtaCAAAGAAAGGTTTTGGTGGTTGGTATTGTTGGTAGTCCAGCATCCCCTCctttacaagatccaaaggcacagatggtctccgcaagcaatctaccaatcatcAGTCCTGAGGATAGCCCAGCATCGGCTATTCTGCAGCTAGAATTAGCAGCTGCTAAAGAGAATAAAAtgttgcgtctccgcatattggaaatgtggaacgcctggtctaatggtagggaaccgccaagtgcaatccctgggttccctgaatTGATCCTCAGGTCAAGTGAGGTTAACAATGCCCctgtgcccaacccgctcatcccatgcgggcaccctccaatgccTTCCAATGATCCTGacatgccttctgtggttcgcccccaggcacCGGCTTCAAGGGCACCGCCTCCAATGTTCATCTTTATGGGTCCACAACTTCAACCAGAAATAACATATATGACCCCAcactctttcactcaacctccgcaatatgacctatcggtggagcaagaaaaggttgttaaaaatcctgagcaagaggaaatggttcggaagatgaagagcctggaacaaagcctgaaaaGCATGCAAGGTCtaagtggccaaaagagtgtccCATACTCggacctctgtatgtttccccatgtccacttgccagttggcttcaagatgccaaaatttgaaaagaacGACGGGCATGGAGACCTGATCGCTCATCTGAAATGATACTGCAACCAATTGAGGGGTGCTAGTGGAAAAGGGGAGCtactaatggcctattttggggaaagccttatcGAAATCGCTTCTTAGTGAtatacggatcaagaaattactcattggcatgtgtgggacgatatggctcaaTATTTTTTCCGCCAGTTTCAATATAATGTGGACCTTACTCCCGtcagaaactctttgtccaatttgaaaaagaaaatcgtggaaagcttccgcgaatatgcCTTCAATTGGAGTGAGCAAGCTGCTAGGGTAAAGCCACCAATGGGTGAAATTAAAATGGTTATGGTCTTTCTGCAGGCCCAAGAGGCTGACAACTTCCAGAACATGATATCTGCCATGGGTAAGTCGTTccctgaggctatcaaaattggggaaatggttgaaaGCAGTTTGAAAACAGGGCGAATATTGAGTCATGCTGCCTTTAAGGCCAGATCACAGGCCGCTCAGAATGGTTCGAAGGGTTTGCTGAACTACAATGGAAGTGAAGAGGGAGTCATGATGGTGTCAAGCTCGAGGGAGGACCGCAGGTTATTCAGCCAATCATACGTGCCTCCTATCGTCCcaccacactattatccccttcaagatgatGTTTATGCCGTGGCACCGCCTCCCTATGCGGTGATGAGCGCGCAATCTTACACGCAGCCACAACATTATatacaaaactgagctccacctctcaAAAATGCCCattcttaccaagctccatataaccctcaaccaaatgatccccaatacaatcctcgcccaagagagcctttcagaaataatcagttcacccctattggtgaatcgtattcaagcttgttccaaaagctaatcaggctagatctattgcagctaGTGGCCCCAAACCGGCTGAACCCTGACTCCCCCTCGCAtcgagctgatgctagatgtgaataccactctggagcaatAAGACACAGTACGGAGGACTGTTGGACCTTCAAAAAGGTAGTTAAAGATTTGATTGAAGCCGAAAGAATTGTTTTTCAAGATGATGAAGCtcttgatgtgatgaacaatctgttgcctaCCCACAATATcaggccaatagtcggaatgatttgtgaagctgaggaatgTGATTcggcactgaaggccattgcagccattgccgagacagaagaaaagccaaaaaatggtcgccaatcatgaaagttccccatcagacgagAGTCTCGGTacccagtcttgctatcctttctacgTCCAAATTATCTCAGGGTGTTATCCGGATGTTCTACTTTATtatcttactttccgatgtaaacccttctatctcaaaaaaaaaatcaaacatcaaaaatcaaatgaaattaatatttcattgtccaagaatgtctcttttctaaatcttgttatttttctttcttattctcttttttagttttgttaaatgcagatttcaataacatgacatgcttgcggacttcatgcccagatcctgaaagctgtcagacctcgaaataatgaatcaaggattagatcTCAATGAGgataaagtttaaggaaataaaacaaagagttggaacaactgaaggaaaattggttccagaattggaaaggtccatacattagaACAAAAGTACTTCCAAAAGAGTGCGTTGAACTTGGGACACATCGACGGAAATGTCCCTAAAACAACTGTCAATACAAATGCAGtgaaaaggtactatgttggatcctccgTATAGTTCTAATATTCTCTGGTTGGGATGACGAatgctttcattctcgctacccaaacactatcaaccctttgcaaaccgtTTGAGCCGGCTCccattctttgattaccctcttggAACCCGAAAGTGAtattgaaaaatgaaatgaagaaaaaaaaagaagaaaaagaaaaatataaaaaaaaggaagaaaaggcaaagaaaatgaaaaaaagaagaaaagaaaagatgaaaaaaaaagagaggaaaaaggaaatgaaatgaaaaatgaaagaaaagaaaaggaaaggagaaaagaaaacaacacaaaacagaagaaaaataaaagaaaatcaaaaacaaagttccctgaactacgttcgacttgattccgaaaggatacgtaggcagcctctctctggggttcagtcacaccaaaataaaaatccaaaatctCCAAAAGTGAAACTAGGGCaaatgttataatggttcggcgaaaATCCCACCTGAACGGTTCTAAatttgtaattcgatccaaattctttttacccaaaccttgttcaagtccttccgatcaatcatcAAAAGGTTTTCAAAATTGGAGAACACAGTTGTTTAAATTCGatgcaatcaagatgagagaaataaaatgagagagtcttattggtaaaaacctacgggcaccgtaaggcgatgttgagcagagaaattgaaaatgagataGTCTTAATTATGGACTTAAGTCGCCCTCTTCTTCTCTCTTGTATGTATGCACCTGTTTATATGAAAGTGTGTTGAATTCTATTATCTATTGTTATCTTTTGAATGTTGCATTCGGCTGCCCAGCCTAGAGAAAATATGTGTCGATTATTTTTATTGATTCTTTCTGAGTCAATAAGTTAATCCCTAAGAAGTATTATTGTTTGACAATGAACTGGAGATATTTGAGTTAGTTTCTTAACAATGAAGAATCATAGTTGCCAATATAAGTGCTTTCCTCACCCTCTCTTAATAATGTGATCCTTGTTTTATGTGGTTTATGGTGATCAGATTACTAGAATTGTTTGTATATATTTCATCAAGATTGAACTTTTAACTGGTTGGGTCTTGAAAGTAGAGAAAATATTGTGCGACTTGATAAAATGAATGGACGGTGTGGGCGATTAATTTCAATTTTCAACATTCAGTAGCTTCTATTTGTATTATTAGGAGTTGTTGAAGATGCTTTTAAGTGATGTTCGCTTGTGCATGTTAGTTGGAAGTTGTCTTACTGTCTGCTAGTGCTTTGTGTGTTTGACATGAGTAATGTATGAAGCTACTGCCTTATGAAGTTTGGTGAATTTGTTGCCTGATGAAGTTTGGTGAATTTGTATGACTAGTATTTCTAAATGATGAAGTTGCAACATTTTTGTTATGATACTGTTCCTCTATAGTTACTATTGTCTCAAGCCACTTATTCTACTTATATCAAACTTATTTGGAAATTACTGGATAGTAGTCCCTAGTTGTGTCCGTATATTTTGGCTTTATACTATATTGTTAAGTTGATTAAATCAAATTCTATGTTAAGATTGTTTATATTGCTTTCCTTTCCATATGTGTTTTTTTTAATTAGCTGCTACGTAACCAAATTTGATATATTTTGCGGTTTTGATTGTTTTGTAGGTGAAACTAATTGTAGGTGAAATTAACGAAGAAGAGGTAGACGAAAACAATGGATACACCAATTAAGAGTATTGTTTGATTGTTGCAAGGCCTTTAGATGTTCTGGGAGCTTTTATTTTCTGAGTTTTTATAAACTTATGTATGCTTACTCTTGAATTTGTAAAACATTATTGTATACTTTGTATTATGTATGGATAATATTAGTTGGATAAATTGAATGATTTTGCAGTTTAATAGTTTCTTATGATTTATATAAATTTCAATATATAATCTTTTATTATATAGGTAAAATAATCATTGTAATAGGTCACCAAATCGTTGTGCACAAACTAGAAAACAATCAAAATAGCTTATAATAACCGTTGCAATATCCTCTAATAACCGTTGCTATAGATCctaataattagcataaaaaagCGTTGCAATAGCCTAATTGCCATTATAGAAAATGATATTGCAACACATTTCAACCGTTCCATTTGGCATGATAATCGTTGCGACAGATAGGGCTATGGGAACAGTTCGAAACTGTTGCAATAGATTGGCCTATTGTAATGGTTCTTCAACCGTTGCAAACACTGTTGCAGTAGATCTATTGGCACGCGACCTGATGTGACGGACCCTAAACCATTGTAATATGTCTATGGCAACGGTTTTGATGTTTATAGCAACGGTTTTAGATCCGTTGCCATAAGCCTATTTCCTAGTAGTggagggattgtccgatgagaggtgatgcaagcgtAGCTCAGCCAACAGAATCTGTAGCTGGTTCGTCATCACCGGTACGCCTCCCTTGGTAATGTAAACCAACACCAATGAGTCATagtagaggcagaggcggagcatctagctcgagcagtccTCAGTACCACATTTATGTGTTGGTAGGATGACAGGACTAGGAGTCATCACCTGatattgttacaggtatattattagtctcctcatatgatgtatatgcactgattgacctaggttccaccttatcatacattACTCCGTttgttgctagtaagtttgaaataaaacctgaattggctaaaccttttgaggtgtctacacctgttgggggcTCAGTGATAGCTAAGCGAGTATATAGCAGTTGTATAGTGGTAGTTCATGGTCGATCTACCGTAGCAgacctaatcgagttagatatggtagaattttatgttataatgggtatggatttgttggcttcttgtcatgccaatgttgattgttgatcaaagatagtccgatttcaatttctaggggagcctattttggagtaGAAAGGTAAGATGGCGTCGCCAAGAGGTAGATTTATGTCCTATCTCGAGGCAACAAAGATGATCAATAAGgtctgtatttatcacttagttccggttcaggatatggaagtagagtcaccaaccattcagtccatcactgtggttaatgagtttcccgatgagcttccgggtctttcgccagagcgagaaattgagtttgccattgacctactacgagatactcatccaatatctattcctccctatttaatggcccccgcagagctgaaagagttaaagaagaaattaagggactttcttgaaaaaggctttatcagacctagtacaccaccgtggggagcacctgtgttatttgtgagaaagaaagatggttcctcatgggtgtgtattgattatatataatttaataaggtgacgatcaagaataagtacccgctcccaaagattgatgattttgttgatcagttgcaaggtgccaagtgtttctcaaagatagacttgaggttcgggtaccatcaggtaagggttaagaaGGAAGATATTCCTAAGACAACATTCAATaccagatacgggcactttgagtttcatgttatgtcgttcggtttgaccaatgccccagcagtattcatggatttgataaaccgtgTGTTCAGGTCCTTTTTGGATCTCTtcttaattgtatttattgatgatatattgtaGTATTCTCGTCCAGAGGTTAAACATGCGGATCATTTGCGTACTGTGTTTAGAACTCTACAAaaaaggaagttgtatgcaaaattcttgTGTACGGTGAAATCGGGGGGACCAATTTCTCATTAACAAAATGCTTCGGT
This region includes:
- the LOC138875473 gene encoding uncharacterized protein → MAQYFFRQFQYNVDLTPVRNSLSNLKKKIVESFREYAFNWSEQAARVKPPMGEIKMVMVFLQAQEADNFQNMISAMGKSFPEAIKIGEMVESSLKTGRILSHAAFKARSQAAQNGSKGLLNYNGSEEGVMMVSSSREDRRLDLLQLVAPNRLNPDSPSHRADARCEYHSGAIRHSTEDCWTFKKVVKDLIEAERIVFQDDEALDVMNNLLPTHNIRPIVGMICEAEECDSALKAIAAIAETEEKPKNGRQS